One Ranitomeya variabilis isolate aRanVar5 chromosome 5, aRanVar5.hap1, whole genome shotgun sequence DNA window includes the following coding sequences:
- the LOC143777077 gene encoding uncharacterized protein LOC143777077, with translation MAGGGGELVKPMETSVQGQMSNYRHRDSRMTEGSRTTAPILHSLSMIVHTFISLPGKVLVRQHQTHQPALLPSPASSPGDASSCYYHPQCHHQGTPTPVTTTPGFFTRRRHILLLPPPASSPGDATSCYYHPRRHHQGPPHPVTTTPGVITRGHHILLLPPPASSPGATTSCYYHPQCHHQETPHPVTTTPGVITRGHHILLLLPPVSSPGATLILPLPISSPGATTSCYYHPQCHHQGPPAPVTTTQGIFTRRRHIQLLPPPGFTRRRHILLLPPPASSPGDASSRHYHPQCHHQGTPTPVTTTPGVFTRRRHILLLPPPVSSPGAATSCYYHPRRHHQGPPHPVTTTPSVITRGHHILLLPPPVSSPGTTLILPLPISSPGATTSCYYHPQCHHQGTPAPVTTTQGIFTRRRHILLLPPPASSPGDASSRHYHPQDHHQGTPAPVTTTQGIFTRRRHILLLPPPASSPGDASSRHYHPQDHHQGPPHPVTTTPGVITRGHHILLLPPPVSSPGATTSCYYHPQCHHQGPPHPVTTTPSVITRGHPDTTTPNIITRGHHLLLLPPPVSSPGATTSCYYHPQCHHQGTPAPVTTTQGIFTRRRHIQLLPPPGFFTRRRHILLLPPPASSPGDASSRHYHPQDHHQGTPAPVTTTPGVFTRGCHILLLPPPVSSPGDTLSCY, from the exons atggcggggggggggggtgaactggTAAAGCCCATGGAGACTTCTGTCCAAGGTCAAATGTCAAACTACAGACATCGGGATTCCAGGATGACTGAAGGCTCGAGAACTACAGCGCCCATCCTCCACAGCTTGTCTATGATTGTGCACACATTTATTTCTCTTCCTGGGAAGGTTCTTGTGCGCCAGCATCAAACCCACCAGCCAGCGCTTCTACcatccccggcgtcttcaccagggGACGCCAGCTCCTGTTACTACCACCCCCAGTGTCATCACCAGGGGACGCCAACTCCTGTTACTACCACCCCCGGCTTCTTCACCAGGAGACGCCACATCCTGTTACTACCACCTCCGGCTTCTTCACCAGGAGACGCCACATCCTGTTACTACCACCCCCGGCGTCATCACCAGGGGCCACCACATCCTGTTACTACCACCCCCGGCGTCATCACCAGGGGCCACCACATCCTGTTACTACCACCCCCGGCGTCATCACCAGGGGCCACCACATCCTGTTACTACCACCCCCAGTGTCATCACCAGGAGACGCCACATCCTGTTACTACCACCCCCGGCGTCATCACCAGGGGCCACCACATCCTGTTACTACTACCCCCAGTGTCATCACCAGGGGCCACCCTGATACTACCACTCCCAATATCATCACCAGGGGCCACCACCTCCTGTTACTACCACCCCCAGTGTCATCACCAGGGGCCGCCAGCTCCTGTTACTACCACCCAAGGCATTTTCACCAGAAGGCGCCACATCCAGTTACTACCACCCCCCGGCTTCACCAGGAGACGCCACATCCTATTACTACCACCCCCGGCTTCTTCACCAGGAGACGCCAGCTCCCGTCACTACCACCCCCAGTGTCATCACCAGGGGACGCCAACTCCTGTTACTACCACCCCCGGCGTATTCACCAGGAGACGCCACATCCTGTTACTACCACCCCCAGTGTCATCACCCGGGGCTGCCACATCCTGTTACTACCACCCCCGGCGTCATCACCAGGGGCCACCACATCCTGTTACTACCACCCCCAGTGTCATCACCAGGGGCCACCACATCCTGTTACTACCACCCCCAGTGTCATCACCAGGGACCACCCTGATACTACCACTCCCAATATCATCACCAGGGGCCACCACCTCCTGTTACTACCACCCCCAGTGTCATCACCAGGGGACGCCAGCTCCTGTTACTACCACCCAAGGCATCTTCACCAGGAGACGCCACATCCTATTACTACCACCCCCGGCTTCTTCACCAGGAGACGCCAGCTCCCGTCACTACCACCCCCAAGATCATCACCAGGGGACGCCAGCTCCTGTTACTACCACCCAAGGCATCTTCACCAGGAGACGCCACATCCTATTACTACCACCCCCGGCTTCTTCACCAGGAGACGCCAGCTCCCGTCACTACCACCCCCAAGATCATCACCAGGGGCCGCCACATCCTGTTACTACCACCCCCGGCGTCATCACCAGGGGCCACCACATCCTGTTACTACCACCCCCAGTGTCATCACCAGGGGCCACCACATCCTGTTACTACCACCCCCAGTGTCATCACCAGGGGCCACCACATCCTGTTACTACCACCCCCAGTGTCATCACCAGGGGCCACCCTGATACTACCACTCCCAATATCATCACCAGGGGCCACCACCTCCTGTTACTACCACCCCCAGTGTCATCACCAGGGGCCACCAC CTCCTGTTACTACCACCCCCAGTGTCATCACCAGGGGACGCCAGCTCCTGTTACTACCACCCAAGGCATCTTCACCAGGAGACGCCACATCCAGCTACTACCACCCCCCGGCTTCTTCACCAGGAGACGCCACATCCTATTACTACCACCCCCGGCTTCTTCACCAGGAGACGCCAGCTCCCGTCACTACCACCCCCAAGATCATCACCAGGGGACGCCAGCTCCTGTTACTACCACCCCCGGCGTATTCACCAGGGGATGCCACATTTTGTTACTACCACCCCCGGTGTCTTCACCAGGGGACACCCTATCCTGTTATTAG